Proteins encoded by one window of Elaeis guineensis isolate ETL-2024a chromosome 12, EG11, whole genome shotgun sequence:
- the LOC105055398 gene encoding transcription factor bHLH115, translated as MGSNAIEDYWIDAGGSDGELRCALESFCEMAPTAGVGIEEAYRDVCGLEQTSSRKRIRDESCAGPKSKACREKMRRDKLNDRFLELSSILDPGRPPKFEKSSILSDAARLLVQLRSEAQQLKESNEKLQEAIKDLKVEKNELREEKMKLKADKERLDQQVKAMSVPPAGFMPHPIAFHPATATAAFAPHGHTPANKVAPFTAFPGVAMWQWLPPAVVDTTQDTKLWPPNA; from the exons ATGGGATCCAATGCGATCGAGGACTACTGGATCGATGCCGGAGGGTCGGATGGTGAATTGCGCTGCGCGCTGGAGAGCTTCTGTGAGATGGCTCCGACCGCAGG AGTGGGGATTGAAGAGGCCTACAGAGATGTTTGCGGGCTTGAGCAGACTAGCTCGAGGAAGAG GATAAGAGATGAATCATGTGCAGGACCCAAGTCTAAAGCATGCCGTGAGAAGATGCGGCGTGATAAGCTAAATGATAG GTTTTTGGAATTAAGTTCCATCCTTGATCCTGGTAGGCCTCCTAAGTTTGAGAAATCCAGTATTCTAAGTGATGCAGCTCGTCTATTGGTACAGTTGAGAAGTGAAGCACAGCAACTTAAGGAATCAAATGAAAAGCTTCAAGAAGCAATTAAAGATCTAAAG GTGGAGAAGAATGAACTTCGAGAGGAGAAGATGAAGTTGAAGGCAGATAAGGAGAGATTAGACCAACAAGTCAAGGCCATGAGTGTGCCTCCAGCAGGATTTATGCCCCATCCAATTGCATTCCATCCTGCTACTGCCACTGCTGCATTTGCTCCACATGGTCACACCCCGGCAAACAAAGTTGCCCCATTTACTGCCTTCCCTGGTGTAGCCATGTGGCAATGGTTGCCTCCTGCAGTCGTGGATACCACACAAGACACCAAGCTTTGGCCTCCCAATGCATAG